The nucleotide window GTAAGCGGGGCGGTCGGACACATGGAGGACGCCCCGGACGGCTCCTCGCTGGTCGAGCGGTGGAACTGGTGGATGGGCGCGCTCGACGCCGCCTACGGCGGCTACGACTACTTCACGGTGCGGTTCGTCGACGGCGACGAAGCGGCCGGTCTCCGCCGATAGGCCGGATCGGAGTTCGACCGCGATCCGATCTCGGATTCGCCGGCACCGACGCCGAGGCGTCCACTTTCACTTTCACTCCGCGGACGGCTCGGTTATAGGAGCGTTCCCTCCCGATCGGGAGGTATGAGCGTAGTCACCGCCGACCGACCGCAGTACGTGACGCCGACGCGCGTGGACGTCACCGAGTGTCGAACCGACCGCCTCCCGGACCGGGCCCGTGCGAACCGCGTCGACGGCAGCGAGGTCCACCTCGAACGCCGCGGCGGGCGGACGTTCCTCGTGACCCGACCGACCGAGTGAGTACTGTCTCCGCCCGGTAGCGGGCGAAGCGGACCGACCGCGGCCCGACTGATAGTGAGAAAATCGAGCGAACCCGTCAGTCGTCGGCCGCGAGTTCCGCGCGCGCCAGTTCGCCGTCCCCCAGTCGGCTGTCGAGACCCACGCCCAGCGTCTCGTTCGTGCGCGCCATCGATTCGGCTCGGCCGACGTCGGTCGCCATCGCGCGGATCGCGTCGACGTTCTCGGGGACGACGTCGGCCTCCTGGTGGACGTTCTGGAAGAGGTAGAGGTCCCGGCCCGTGACGCTTATCGACTCCTCCCAGACGCAGTTCTCCCAGAGGTCTCCCCGGGGACGTCCCGCGTCGGCCGCGTACTCCTTCAACGCGCCGGCACCGTCGATGCCCGCGGCCGCGGGTACGAGGAAGATCCGGTCCTCGCCGGCGAGCAGGTCGCGGACGTCGTTCTCGTCCGGTTCGGTCTCCAGCGTGACGTTGACGCTGTGGGTGTGCATCCCCGTGACCGGTGCCTTCAGCGCCGCGGTGTCGACCGCGACGTCGGGGAGAATTTCGTTCACGTCGGGTCCGTGGTGAGACGGGACGGTCGCCGGGTCGGGAACGATGTCGTTTATCGGGCCGCGGTCGGTCTCGCTCGGGTCGCCGCCGCGGCGCACGAGGGTGACGCGCGCTTTCCCGATCCCGTACGCCTCGTCGAGCGGCGCGAGCAGCCGCGAGAGCGCGGTCGTGTTACAGGAGACGACGCGGACGGTGTCGGCGTCGCGGGCGGCCTCGAAGCGCCCGCGAGCGTTGAACGAGGCCTCGGCGACGGCGGCGTCCTCGCCGCCCTGGAACACCGCCGGCGTGTCGTGGGCCTCGTAGACGGGGGCGTTGCGCTCGCCGACGCCGGAGGGCGCGCAGTCGACGATCACGTCGACGGCGTCGAGCAGGTCGTCGAGCGATCCGGCCAAGTCCACGCCGGCGGCCGCGAACTCGTCGACGCGGTCGTCGACCGCCGCGTACAGGTCGTAGCCGCGACGGACTGCGGCCTCGACGCCGTAGTCGGGCGACGCCTTCGTCACGCCGACGAGTTCCATGTCGGGCTGGGCCGCCACGGCGTCCGCGACCCGTTTCCCGATCGTGCCGTAGCCGTTGACGCCCACGCGTGTCATATCCGTCCGTCACTCGGGCATCGACATAATGTTTTCGAGGGGAGCAAAATGAAATTAACTACCCCACGAGTAAGCAGTCGGTTAATTCGACGGAAATCGGGACCGGACGTAAATAATTCGATTACGGAATAGAGTAAAACCGTCGATGACAAGGCCTAACGCCCGGCCGTTCAGAGGTGGCGGTATGACAGCCGATCTCTCCGACGGTGCCGAGACCGCGATCGAACAGTGCCTGAACGTCGCTTCCGACGAGTCGGTCGTCGTCGTCACCGACGACGAGCGCGAGCCGATCGGCGAGGCGCTCTACGCGGCCGCGAACGCCGTCACGGGCGACGCGACGATCCTGCGATACCCGCCGGCCGACCAGCACGGGGCGGAGCCGCCGGCACCGGTCGCGGCCGCGATGGCCGAGGCCGACGTCTTCCTCGCGCCCACCACGAAGAGCCTGAGTCACACCCGCGCCCGCGGCGCGGCCTGCGACGCCGGCGCGCGCGGCGCGACGCTCCCGGGAATCACCGAGGACGTGTTCACGACCGGCCTCGACGCCGACTACGCCGCCATCGAGGCCGCCTGCGACGACGTGCTGGGACAGATCGGCGACGCCGACGAGATCCGGGTCACCGCGCCCGCCGGCACCGACGTCACGTTCGGGATCGGCGACCGCGAGTGGCTGGCCGACACCGGGATGGTCCGCGATCCGGGCGACTTCTCGAACCTGCCCGCGGGCGAGGTGTTCGTCGCGCCCGAGACCGCGACCGGCACCTACGTCGTCGACGGGACGATGATGCCCCACGGCCTGCTCGACGAGGACCAACAGCTCCGGTTCGAGGTCGAAGACGGGTTCGTCACCTCCATCTCGGACGACGAGATCCGCGCCGACGTGGAGGCCGCCGCCGAGGAGGTGGGCGACGCCGCGTACAACCTCGCGGAGCTTGGAATTGGGACGAACGTCGGCGTCGACGAACTGGTCGGCTCGGTCCTCTTAGACGAGAAGGCGGGCGGCACCGTTCACGTCGCGATCGGCGACAACGCCGGAATCGGCGGCGAGACCGACGCGCCGCTCCACCTCGACGGGATCATCCGGAATCCGACCGTCTACGCCGACGGCAAAGAGATTGACCTGCCGAGCGCGTAGGAGGGTCGAAAGCGAGAACGAAGTCGATCACTGAGAAGTGGAACAGCGGTGGCGCGTGCCTGCGAGCGGCCGCCCCCGGCGGCCGCGAGTAGGGAGAGACCGAAGGTCTCTCTGATAGCCGGCGGCGCAGCCGCCGGCGACAGCACGCGCGAGGGAGTCGTGGTCGCCCCCGGCGACCGCGACGAGGCTGGGGAGGCGTGAGGTGCGGTTGCTGTGCGGTGCGGGGCGGGACTCGAAGGGGCAGTCGGGAGGGTGGCACACGCTCGTTGCGCTCCTCACTCAGTCGCTCGTTTCACTCGCTCCCTCGCTGCGGTGCTTACGTCACCTGTGCCGTCCTCCCGGCTGGGGCTTCGGCGGTCTCGGTCGCAGAGTCGCTCCCAATGAGATTCGTCCCGTACGGCCGAGCAGCCCGTAATTTAGCGGTCTCGGTCACAGAGTGGGCTACTCCGTAGCAAGCGGTTGGGACGGTAGCACCGCTCGCTATCGGTTCAATCTCCGTTTCATCGAATCATTCGACGACGGCGAGCGCGACGCCAGCGACATCTCGAACGCCGACCACCTGATGACGCCAGCCGTCACCCGCGTCCACGCAGAGCGTTCCCGCCGCGGTGACGACGACCGAGACGCCGGGACCGTAGCTGAGCGCGACCGGCTCCTCGTCGACCGGCAGGTCGGTCGGCTCCCACGCCTCGTCCCCCCACTCTCCCGCGCCCGCGTGGACCAACAACTCCCCCTCGACGACCGCCATCGCGTGGCCGTCGCCGTCGGCCGCGACCGCGTCTGTCGCCTCCTCGCGAACCGTCATCCAGCCGTTGCCGAGCCAGTAAAGTCCCGTGCCGGTCGCCGCCAGCGGCATCCCGGAGCCGGCCACGTCGCGGGCGTCGTCGAGCCCGCCGTCTTCGATCCCGCCGCCCGCGACGCGGTACACCCCGTCGACGGCCGCGACGAGCGCGCCGTCGACCGCCCGTGGATCCGCGACGGAGCCGAGCCGCGTCGTCGACGCGACCGCCGTCCCGCCGTCCGCGAACGCAACGCGCTCGATCGCGCCGCCCTCGCGCGCGACGAGGAGTGAACCGCCGCCGCTCGCCGGCCCCACCGCGACCGCCGGGTCGTCGTCGACCGATGCGAGCTCCGGATCCTCGCCGACCGCGGCGACCGCGAGGCCGTCGGGCGTGGCCGCGGCGACGAGGTCCGTCGGCTCGTCGCGCGCGAGGACGGCGACGTCGCGGGCGGGATCCCGGGCGATCATGTCGAACGCGCCGATCTTGTCGGCCGACAGCGACACGCGGACGACCCCGGCCCCGGTCGCGACGTAGGCGTCGGTCCGGCCGGCGCTGCCCGCGTACACGCGCTTTTCGTCGATCGAGATGTCGTCCTCGGCGGGTGCCATCGGGCAGGGATTCACCGGCCGGGATGAAAAGTCTCGCGCGGCTCGACCGGAGTGAACGGGGCAGTCCGACTGACGTGTTCGGGGCGCTCCGTCGGAAACCGACCCCCGCCTGTGATCGCCTCTCGCCACCGATCGTCCCGAACTCACCCGCGCTGTCGGACGCGGTCACCGGCCCAGAGGTACACCCCGTCTCCGCCCTCCCGGTCGGCGTAGACCGGGCGCTCGTCCGCCTTCCGGTCGTCGCGCTCGACATCGACGCCGTGGAAGCGCGGCGCGAGGCCCGCCGCGGTCCAGAAGTCGGCCGTGTCTTGAAGCTGGTAGTGGAGGTGCGGTTCGCTGGAGTGCCCGGAGTTGCCACACCGACCGAGAAGGTCCCCCGCCGCGACTTCTTGGCCCTCAGAAACCGTCGTGCTCCCGGCCTGAAGGTGTGCGAGGAAGGAGTACTCGCCGTCGGCGTGTTCGATGGTGACGTGGTTGCCCGCGATGTCCCAAGTGCGCCACTCGACGAGCGCCGTTCCGACGCCCGGGTAGTCCCGGCGGCGGTCGCTCACGTCGACGACCGTCCCGGCGGCGGGCGCGACGACCGGCTCGCCGTAGGCGTAGTAGTCCGCAAGCTCGGTTCCCGATCCGGCGTGGGTCGTTCCGTCGCCGTCGGTTCGCAGGAAGTCGTAGGCGTAGCGCTGTGAGAAGATCCCCCACGAGTGGGAGGTGTCGGGCGTAACGCCCCCGTTGACCACGGTCCACTCGCCCTCGACGGGGAGACGCAGCTCCGTCTCGGGAGCCCGTCGCTCCGTACTCGGTAGATCCCCTCGGTATCGGACGTACGCGACTCCCTGTCCGGCGAGCTGGAGGAGCTGTGTGAAGATCCCCCACGGCGTGAACGCCCAGCGGAGCACCCCGAGGAGGTAGACCGCCCGCTCCCGGTTCGTCAT belongs to Halorubrum sp. DM2 and includes:
- a CDS encoding M23 family metallopeptidase, giving the protein MTEHARSLPRRVLDRLAGVNMWLVVAAGFALGFTVSHFDGPWWLAFLCYLGGGFLPVLLSTVPSDENGFEYEMTNRERAVYLLGVLRWAFTPWGIFTQLLQLAGQGVAYVRYRGDLPSTERRAPETELRLPVEGEWTVVNGGVTPDTSHSWGIFSQRYAYDFLRTDGDGTTHAGSGTELADYYAYGEPVVAPAAGTVVDVSDRRRDYPGVGTALVEWRTWDIAGNHVTIEHADGEYSFLAHLQAGSTTVSEGQEVAAGDLLGRCGNSGHSSEPHLHYQLQDTADFWTAAGLAPRFHGVDVERDDRKADERPVYADREGGDGVYLWAGDRVRQRG
- a CDS encoding type II glyceraldehyde-3-phosphate dehydrogenase, with amino-acid sequence MTRVGVNGYGTIGKRVADAVAAQPDMELVGVTKASPDYGVEAAVRRGYDLYAAVDDRVDEFAAAGVDLAGSLDDLLDAVDVIVDCAPSGVGERNAPVYEAHDTPAVFQGGEDAAVAEASFNARGRFEAARDADTVRVVSCNTTALSRLLAPLDEAYGIGKARVTLVRRGGDPSETDRGPINDIVPDPATVPSHHGPDVNEILPDVAVDTAALKAPVTGMHTHSVNVTLETEPDENDVRDLLAGEDRIFLVPAAAGIDGAGALKEYAADAGRPRGDLWENCVWEESISVTGRDLYLFQNVHQEADVVPENVDAIRAMATDVGRAESMARTNETLGVGLDSRLGDGELARAELAADD
- a CDS encoding aminopeptidase, whose product is MTADLSDGAETAIEQCLNVASDESVVVVTDDEREPIGEALYAAANAVTGDATILRYPPADQHGAEPPAPVAAAMAEADVFLAPTTKSLSHTRARGAACDAGARGATLPGITEDVFTTGLDADYAAIEAACDDVLGQIGDADEIRVTAPAGTDVTFGIGDREWLADTGMVRDPGDFSNLPAGEVFVAPETATGTYVVDGTMMPHGLLDEDQQLRFEVEDGFVTSISDDEIRADVEAAAEEVGDAAYNLAELGIGTNVGVDELVGSVLLDEKAGGTVHVAIGDNAGIGGETDAPLHLDGIIRNPTVYADGKEIDLPSA